A section of the Microbacterium forte genome encodes:
- a CDS encoding extracellular solute-binding protein, whose amino-acid sequence MTTATRRARRLAPAIALIGVGALALSACSGSSGGSGSESRAGDGEFTYLGQTENTTIITTLETLAGDQCKAAADAAPLKSDDISGTQWDQQLQLLASQDGLSDMQMAAGTPALMSEFIDGGKVLDLSKALDDLGVSDRLVPAAESTVKALYGDGALYALPTEFNIEGFWYNKELLEANDVEVPETWDDLVEAASTLSDAGVQPFATAGKDGWPVTRLVGDYIFRTLGPDALQKVADGDAKLTDPEYVEAADAVAELGKAGYFGDAVGSIDYNASMNLFLSGKAAFYYMGSWVLANFNDEAQNQIGADNIGFARFPEVEGGAGSIDQIPANVGIPVMLAEKNYDDESAAWLKCIAEGYGDTALNDSGVVSGFVVDNPPSDLPPTTQMVQEEIANAPSSVLWFEALFTPKATGISQNNGAGLANGSLSGEEFMKLVQAANDEG is encoded by the coding sequence GTGACCACAGCAACGAGGCGCGCCCGTCGCCTTGCCCCCGCAATCGCGCTCATCGGTGTCGGTGCACTCGCGCTCTCGGCCTGCTCGGGCAGCTCCGGAGGATCCGGATCGGAATCCCGCGCCGGAGACGGAGAGTTCACCTACCTCGGCCAGACCGAGAACACCACGATCATCACCACGCTGGAGACCCTCGCGGGCGACCAGTGCAAGGCCGCCGCCGACGCCGCTCCGCTGAAGTCCGACGACATCTCGGGCACCCAGTGGGACCAGCAGCTCCAGCTGCTCGCCAGCCAGGATGGTCTGTCCGACATGCAGATGGCCGCGGGAACTCCTGCGCTCATGTCGGAGTTCATCGACGGCGGCAAGGTGCTCGACCTCTCGAAGGCTCTCGACGATCTTGGCGTCTCGGATCGTCTGGTTCCCGCGGCCGAGTCGACCGTCAAGGCGCTCTACGGCGATGGTGCGCTCTATGCGCTGCCGACGGAGTTCAACATCGAGGGCTTCTGGTACAACAAGGAGCTCCTCGAAGCGAATGACGTCGAGGTGCCCGAGACCTGGGACGACCTCGTCGAGGCTGCGTCCACGCTCAGCGACGCGGGCGTGCAGCCGTTCGCCACCGCCGGCAAGGACGGCTGGCCGGTCACCCGACTGGTCGGCGACTACATCTTCCGCACGCTCGGCCCCGATGCCCTGCAGAAGGTCGCCGACGGCGACGCCAAGCTGACCGATCCCGAGTACGTCGAAGCGGCCGACGCGGTCGCCGAGCTCGGCAAGGCCGGGTACTTCGGCGACGCGGTCGGCTCGATCGACTACAACGCCTCAATGAACCTGTTCCTGTCGGGCAAGGCCGCGTTCTACTACATGGGCAGCTGGGTCCTCGCGAACTTCAACGATGAGGCGCAGAACCAGATCGGCGCCGACAACATCGGCTTCGCGCGGTTCCCCGAGGTCGAGGGCGGCGCAGGCAGCATCGACCAGATCCCGGCCAATGTCGGCATCCCGGTGATGCTCGCCGAGAAGAACTATGACGACGAGTCGGCCGCCTGGCTGAAGTGCATCGCCGAGGGCTACGGCGACACCGCGCTCAACGACAGCGGAGTGGTCTCGGGCTTCGTGGTCGACAACCCGCCGTCCGACCTGCCCCCGACGACCCAGATGGTGCAGGAGGAGATCGCGAACGCTCCGTCCAGCGTGCTCTGGTTCGAGGCGCTCTTCACGCCCAAGGCCACCGGCATCAGCCAGAACAACGGTGCAGGCCTCGCCAACGGCAGCCTCTCCGGCGAAGAGTTCATGAAGCTCGTCCAGGCAGCCAACGACGAAGGCTGA
- a CDS encoding LacI family DNA-binding transcriptional regulator: MTDTPPSGRSKPSMADVAAHAGVALGTVSNTLNNPEKVREATRRKVLSSIAELGFVRNDAARSLAAGNSTSVGLVLADLGNSFFVDIARGAERALRRHKMDVLIVNSDVDPDREVHNLELLDRSRVAGIILAPLDTALAKSPHPENRTTPTVLVNFESPSLAYPGVTVDERHGGALAASHLIALGRRRLLFVGGPRFLTAVNQRWEGAEQATAAHPEATIEILETRGVNIRHGRDAGRQILARGAGTYDAIVAASDLVAIGLIQILNEVPGFSVPGDIAITGYDNNHFASESAIPISTVSQPGEEMGAVAADLLLERIAHPGARARSVTLEPRLLPRTSTLGEMWRRD; the protein is encoded by the coding sequence GTGACCGACACTCCCCCTTCCGGGCGATCGAAGCCCAGCATGGCGGACGTCGCGGCCCACGCCGGTGTCGCGCTCGGCACGGTCTCGAACACCCTCAACAACCCCGAGAAGGTGCGCGAAGCCACGCGGCGCAAGGTGCTCTCCTCCATCGCCGAGCTCGGGTTCGTCCGCAACGACGCCGCACGTTCGCTCGCCGCGGGCAACAGCACGTCGGTCGGCCTGGTGCTCGCCGACCTCGGCAACTCGTTCTTCGTCGACATCGCCCGTGGAGCCGAGCGTGCGCTGCGCCGCCACAAGATGGACGTCCTGATCGTCAACTCGGACGTCGACCCCGACCGCGAGGTGCACAACCTCGAGCTCCTCGATCGTTCGCGGGTGGCCGGCATCATCCTCGCCCCTCTCGACACGGCGCTCGCGAAGTCGCCGCATCCGGAGAACCGCACCACCCCGACCGTCCTGGTCAACTTCGAGTCACCCTCGCTCGCCTACCCCGGAGTCACCGTGGACGAGCGCCACGGAGGCGCACTGGCCGCGTCGCACCTGATCGCCCTGGGCCGCCGGCGGCTGCTGTTCGTCGGCGGACCGAGGTTCCTGACAGCGGTCAACCAGCGCTGGGAAGGGGCGGAGCAGGCCACGGCCGCCCACCCCGAGGCGACCATCGAGATCCTCGAGACCCGGGGCGTCAACATCCGACACGGCCGGGATGCCGGGCGGCAGATCCTCGCACGCGGTGCGGGCACCTATGACGCCATCGTCGCGGCATCCGACCTCGTGGCGATCGGACTGATCCAGATCCTCAACGAGGTGCCCGGATTCTCGGTGCCGGGCGACATCGCGATCACGGGCTACGACAACAACCACTTCGCATCCGAGAGCGCGATCCCGATCAGCACCGTGAGCCAGCCCGGTGAGGAGATGGGTGCCGTCGCCGCCGACCTTCTGCTGGAGCGCATCGCACACCCGGGGGCTCGGGCACGGAGCGTGACCCTGGAACCGCGCCTTCTCCCCCGCACGTCCACCCTCGGCGAGATGTGGCGTCGGGACTGA
- a CDS encoding family 43 glycosylhydrolase, with the protein MTQQHIRPGQVWLDTKGERIHAHGGSVLTVDGVHYWYGENKEFSTPGSGIWHWGVRCYSSTDLVNWDDRGVIIPPDEDDESSPLHPSQGLDRPHIIFNAQTGKFVCWVKVMTKGSVQRSTVLTADSILGPYEIQRTWLRPLDMSAGDFDLVVDPHDGKGYYYFERVHSEMICADLTSDYTDVTGYYSTHFPQPQPPFVREAPAHFQRGGLHYLLTSGTTGYYPNPSESAVARSYHGPFEVLGDLHPSDESRTSFHSQISSVFRHPGKKDLYIAIADRWLPRYVDHGDRARQAFIEHFAPGRDGDEPMEEFAYVDTSIADYVWLPIRFDGDRPVVEWREEWSPDEYEDA; encoded by the coding sequence ATGACGCAGCAGCACATCCGGCCTGGGCAGGTGTGGCTCGACACGAAGGGCGAGCGGATCCACGCCCACGGAGGCTCTGTCCTCACGGTCGACGGCGTGCACTACTGGTACGGAGAGAACAAGGAGTTCTCGACTCCCGGCAGCGGGATCTGGCACTGGGGCGTGCGCTGCTACTCGTCGACGGATCTCGTCAACTGGGATGACCGTGGCGTGATCATCCCACCCGACGAGGACGACGAGTCCTCGCCGCTGCATCCGTCGCAGGGCCTCGATCGTCCGCACATCATCTTCAATGCGCAGACGGGCAAATTCGTGTGCTGGGTCAAGGTGATGACCAAGGGATCGGTGCAGCGCTCGACGGTGCTCACCGCCGACAGCATCCTGGGCCCGTACGAGATCCAGCGCACCTGGCTGCGCCCGCTCGACATGAGCGCAGGGGACTTCGATCTGGTCGTCGACCCGCACGACGGCAAGGGCTACTACTACTTCGAGCGCGTGCACTCCGAGATGATCTGCGCCGATCTGACCAGTGACTACACCGACGTCACGGGGTACTACTCGACGCATTTCCCACAGCCGCAGCCCCCGTTCGTGCGGGAGGCGCCGGCGCATTTCCAGCGCGGCGGGCTGCACTATCTGCTGACCTCCGGGACGACCGGGTACTACCCGAACCCCTCGGAGTCAGCCGTGGCGCGCAGCTATCACGGCCCGTTCGAAGTGCTCGGCGACCTGCATCCGAGCGATGAGTCCCGCACATCGTTCCATTCGCAGATCTCGTCGGTGTTCCGGCACCCGGGCAAGAAGGATCTCTACATCGCGATCGCCGATCGCTGGCTTCCGCGTTACGTCGACCATGGCGACCGAGCTCGTCAGGCCTTCATCGAGCATTTCGCACCGGGCAGAGACGGCGACGAGCCGATGGAGGAGTTCGCCTACGTCGACACCTCGATCGCCGACTACGTCTGGCTGCCGATCCGATTCGACGGCGACCGACCGGTCGTCGAGTGGCGCGAGGAGTGGTCGCCCGACGAGTACGAGGACGCCTGA
- a CDS encoding L-aspartate oxidase: MSTRERQISTTVLVIGTGGSGLRAAIEVAEHGIDVLAVGKRPRQDAHTSLAAGGINAALGTMDEGDSWQQHAADTIKESYLLANPHTVEIVTQGAERGIRDLERWGMDFAREDDGRISQRFFGAHTFRRTAFAGDYTGLEIQRTLVAKAEQLEVPILDHVYITRLLVRDNVVFGAYGFDQSDGTRYLIHADAVILAAGGHNRIWRRTSSRRDENTGDSFRLAVEAGARLRDPELVQFHPSGIIEPENAAGTLISEAARGEGGILRNALGERFMSNYDPERMELSTRDRVALAAYTEIAEGRGTENGGVWLDVSHLPRETIMTRLSRVYQTMMELQMLDITTDPIEIAPTAHYSMGGVWVRPDDHQTDVDGLYAIGEASSGLHGANRLGGNSLIELLVYGRIVGQAAMAHAAGLDAQRRSADAVAQARAEIDDLLVADGRENVRALQRAIRNTMTQHAGVVRSEEGLRAGLAELDMIEGRMEDIGIHPDIAGFQDLAHAFDLKASALAARATLEAALERRETRGCHNRSDYPDTDPTLQVNLVWSPTGGVTHESIPEIPAEIAELMREVDTEGKLVE, from the coding sequence ATGAGTACTCGCGAACGTCAGATCTCCACCACGGTCCTCGTCATCGGCACCGGCGGATCCGGGCTGCGGGCGGCGATCGAGGTCGCCGAGCACGGCATCGACGTCCTCGCCGTCGGCAAGCGCCCCCGACAGGATGCCCACACCTCCCTCGCCGCCGGCGGCATCAACGCCGCGCTCGGCACCATGGACGAGGGAGACAGCTGGCAGCAGCACGCGGCCGACACCATCAAGGAGAGCTATCTGCTCGCCAATCCCCACACGGTGGAGATTGTGACGCAGGGCGCCGAGCGCGGCATCCGCGACCTCGAGCGCTGGGGCATGGATTTCGCCCGCGAAGACGACGGACGCATCTCGCAGCGGTTCTTCGGAGCTCACACGTTCCGTCGCACCGCATTCGCCGGCGACTACACCGGTCTCGAGATCCAGCGCACCCTGGTCGCGAAGGCCGAGCAGCTCGAGGTGCCGATCCTCGACCACGTGTACATCACGCGCCTGCTCGTGCGAGACAACGTCGTGTTCGGTGCCTACGGCTTCGACCAGTCAGACGGCACGCGCTATCTGATCCACGCGGATGCCGTGATCCTCGCCGCCGGCGGCCATAACCGCATCTGGCGCCGCACCTCCTCGCGTCGCGACGAGAACACCGGCGACTCGTTCCGGCTCGCGGTCGAGGCGGGCGCCCGGCTGCGCGACCCCGAGCTCGTGCAGTTCCACCCGTCCGGAATCATCGAGCCCGAGAACGCTGCAGGCACGCTGATCTCCGAGGCCGCACGTGGTGAAGGCGGCATCCTGCGCAACGCGCTCGGCGAGCGATTCATGTCGAACTACGACCCCGAGCGCATGGAGCTCTCCACCCGGGATCGCGTCGCGCTCGCGGCGTACACCGAGATCGCCGAGGGCCGCGGAACGGAGAACGGCGGCGTCTGGCTCGACGTCTCGCACCTGCCTCGCGAGACGATCATGACCCGTCTGTCGCGCGTCTACCAGACGATGATGGAGCTGCAGATGCTCGACATCACCACCGACCCGATCGAGATCGCTCCCACGGCGCACTACTCGATGGGCGGCGTGTGGGTGCGCCCTGACGACCACCAGACCGACGTCGACGGACTCTATGCGATCGGCGAGGCGTCGAGCGGACTGCACGGGGCCAACCGCCTCGGCGGCAACTCGCTCATCGAGCTGCTGGTCTACGGCCGCATCGTCGGTCAGGCGGCCATGGCGCATGCGGCGGGGCTCGACGCCCAGCGTCGGTCGGCCGATGCCGTGGCGCAGGCCCGAGCAGAGATCGACGACCTTCTCGTCGCCGACGGCCGCGAGAACGTGCGGGCGCTGCAGCGCGCCATCCGCAACACCATGACCCAGCACGCGGGTGTCGTCCGCTCGGAGGAGGGACTGCGGGCAGGTCTCGCCGAACTCGACATGATCGAGGGACGCATGGAGGACATCGGCATCCACCCCGACATCGCCGGCTTCCAAGACCTCGCGCACGCGTTCGACCTGAAGGCGTCTGCTCTCGCCGCACGGGCCACGCTCGAGGCGGCGCTGGAGCGTCGGGAGACGCGTGGATGCCACAACCGCAGCGACTACCCCGACACCGACCCGACGCTACAGGTGAATCTCGTCTGGTCGCCGACCGGCGGCGTGACGCACGAGTCGATCCCCGAGATCCCCGCGGAGATCGCCGAGCTCATGCGCGAGGTCGACACCGAGGGCAAGCTCGTCGAGTAG
- a CDS encoding LysR family transcriptional regulator, translated as MNLEQLRGFVEVARLGHFTRASEHLHLAQPSLSRQISTLERELGAELFHRARGHIGLTAAGEALLPRAQRMLAESDAIREEMAELAGLRRGRVRLGAPPTLCISLVAEAISTFHAAHPGVDLHLTESGSRLLVDQLAVGAVDIALITESEGPPPSGFSLTRMPLLTEELVVVSAASEPPVSTSSIMSLHHLATLPLIALDETYELRATTDAAFRSAGLTPTVVLEGAEMDALLRFVERGVGVAVVPAMVLLDQPALRSVRISHPMMRRTVSLAHRADVTPAVAVAAIRHVIIGTAAEVARRDPAITSLLD; from the coding sequence ATGAACCTCGAGCAGCTCCGCGGGTTCGTCGAGGTCGCCCGCCTCGGCCACTTCACCCGCGCCTCCGAGCACCTGCACCTCGCACAGCCGTCGCTGAGCCGACAGATCTCGACCCTCGAGCGCGAACTCGGCGCCGAGCTGTTCCACCGCGCACGCGGCCACATCGGCCTCACCGCGGCCGGAGAGGCTCTGCTCCCCCGCGCTCAGCGGATGCTCGCAGAGTCAGACGCGATTCGCGAGGAGATGGCCGAGCTCGCCGGGCTCCGCCGCGGACGCGTGCGTCTCGGAGCGCCACCCACTCTCTGCATCAGCCTCGTCGCCGAGGCGATCAGCACCTTCCATGCCGCGCACCCCGGCGTCGACCTGCACCTGACCGAGAGCGGGTCGAGGCTGCTCGTCGACCAGCTGGCCGTCGGGGCCGTCGACATCGCGCTCATCACGGAGTCGGAGGGGCCCCCGCCCTCGGGATTCAGTCTGACTCGCATGCCGCTGCTGACCGAGGAGCTCGTCGTCGTGTCTGCGGCGTCCGAGCCTCCGGTGTCGACGTCGTCGATCATGAGCCTCCACCATCTCGCCACGCTGCCGCTGATCGCCCTCGACGAGACCTATGAGCTGCGGGCGACCACCGACGCGGCCTTCCGCTCGGCGGGGCTGACTCCGACGGTCGTCCTCGAAGGAGCCGAGATGGATGCGCTACTCCGCTTCGTCGAACGAGGAGTGGGTGTGGCCGTGGTTCCGGCGATGGTGCTGCTCGATCAGCCGGCGCTGCGCTCGGTCAGGATCTCGCACCCGATGATGAGGCGCACCGTGAGCCTGGCCCACCGCGCCGACGTCACACCCGCCGTCGCGGTCGCCGCGATTCGCCACGTCATCATCGGCACAGCGGCAGAGGTCGCCCGCCGCGACCCGGCCATCACGAGCCTGCTCGACTGA
- a CDS encoding carbohydrate ABC transporter permease, producing the protein MHKVLGDKRAIFVLLGPALLVYSLVMLVPIVWSLFYTVQDGNPITGFTFNGFANFTKFFQDPAAWDAIFFTLKYALILTALQVIVGYLLSLMYVFWLRKGSGIIRTIVFFPVVLPTVAVALLFQRLFEAAPTVGPVNSFLGILGVQNLDWFGTPDASFWVIIAMDLWRSMGFYAVLLYAGLVDIPDELIESARIDGASGWKLIRTIILPLSLPVLLSSIIFSINGTLKVFDTVVALTNGGPGNATTPLTLYMFRTSFAYGDYGYGSTIALMLTILCLLFTVFIFRSTRRDLTKD; encoded by the coding sequence ATGCACAAAGTCCTCGGTGACAAGCGCGCCATCTTCGTCCTTCTCGGACCCGCGCTGCTCGTCTACTCGCTCGTCATGCTCGTCCCGATCGTGTGGTCGCTGTTCTACACGGTGCAGGACGGCAACCCCATCACCGGCTTCACCTTCAACGGGTTCGCCAACTTCACGAAGTTCTTCCAGGACCCGGCCGCCTGGGACGCGATCTTCTTCACGCTGAAGTACGCCCTCATCCTCACGGCGCTGCAGGTGATCGTGGGGTACCTGCTCTCCCTGATGTACGTGTTCTGGCTCCGCAAGGGGTCGGGCATCATCCGCACGATCGTGTTCTTCCCCGTGGTGCTGCCCACGGTGGCGGTCGCACTGCTGTTCCAGCGCCTGTTCGAGGCGGCGCCGACCGTCGGTCCGGTGAACTCGTTCCTCGGCATCCTCGGCGTGCAGAACCTCGACTGGTTCGGCACCCCCGACGCATCGTTCTGGGTCATCATCGCGATGGACCTCTGGAGGTCCATGGGCTTCTATGCCGTGCTTCTCTACGCCGGCCTCGTCGACATCCCCGATGAGCTCATCGAATCGGCGCGCATCGACGGCGCATCCGGATGGAAGCTCATCCGCACGATCATCCTTCCGCTGTCGCTGCCCGTGCTGCTGTCGTCGATCATCTTCAGCATCAACGGCACGCTCAAGGTGTTCGACACCGTCGTCGCCTTGACCAACGGCGGGCCGGGCAACGCGACCACACCGCTGACCCTGTACATGTTCCGCACCTCGTTCGCCTACGGCGACTACGGGTACGGCAGCACCATCGCCCTCATGCTGACGATCCTGTGCCTGCTGTTCACGGTCTTCATCTTCCGCTCCACCCGCCGCGATCTGACGAAGGACTGA
- a CDS encoding carbohydrate ABC transporter permease: MSATTAIVTGTPLPTRRDVDPNRRGARDFLRRLPIRLLIAVLLIVEIYPILWMILGSFKTQNEFLNEPFWALPQSWDIVNYIEVFTTGEFGKYIVNSVIAVFPSLAIILVFGTAAGFALEVMVWKGRGTVLLLFLAGIMVPAQMILLPLFTIYFRTNMTGTLWPLIITYVALGMPLTVFMMATFFRSVPREIFEASTLDGASIFRSFFSIGLPLVKNALFTIGLVQFFFLWNDLLIALTFTNSSDLRTIQVGLLNFTGEYGAVQYGPTFAAISVNVLGTLLIYVFLNQQVMKGLTAGSVKG, translated from the coding sequence GTGAGTGCGACAACCGCCATCGTCACGGGCACGCCGCTGCCCACCCGCCGCGACGTCGACCCGAACCGCCGGGGAGCCCGCGACTTCTTGCGCCGCCTTCCGATCCGGCTGCTCATCGCCGTGCTGCTCATCGTCGAGATCTACCCGATCCTGTGGATGATCCTCGGGTCGTTCAAGACGCAGAACGAGTTCCTCAACGAGCCGTTCTGGGCCCTGCCGCAGTCGTGGGACATCGTGAACTACATCGAGGTGTTCACCACGGGTGAGTTCGGCAAGTACATCGTCAACAGCGTGATCGCGGTGTTCCCGTCGCTGGCGATCATCCTCGTCTTCGGCACGGCCGCCGGCTTCGCGCTCGAGGTGATGGTGTGGAAGGGCCGCGGCACCGTCCTGCTGCTGTTCCTCGCGGGCATCATGGTGCCCGCGCAGATGATCCTCCTGCCGCTGTTCACCATCTACTTCCGCACGAACATGACCGGCACGCTCTGGCCGCTCATCATCACGTATGTGGCGTTGGGGATGCCGTTGACGGTGTTCATGATGGCGACGTTCTTCCGTTCGGTGCCGCGGGAGATCTTCGAGGCGTCGACCCTCGACGGAGCCTCGATCTTCCGCTCCTTCTTCTCCATCGGGCTCCCGCTGGTCAAGAACGCCCTCTTCACGATCGGTCTGGTGCAGTTCTTCTTCCTCTGGAACGACCTGCTGATCGCCCTGACGTTCACCAACAGCAGCGACCTGCGCACGATCCAGGTCGGGCTGCTCAACTTCACCGGAGAGTACGGAGCGGTGCAGTACGGACCGACCTTCGCCGCGATCTCGGTCAACGTGCTCGGAACACTGCTGATCTACGTGTTCCTCAACCAGCAGGTCATGAAGGGCCTGACCGCAGGATCGGTGAAGGGCTGA
- a CDS encoding alpha-L-rhamnosidase, with translation MTNIIEIWLENRRGGKTVGIGEVEPRISFLADAAAPAFELEFTPDAGAPRVVQATTTQRVAWPFAPLAPRDGGELRIRAVDSEVWSEPVRIEAGLGDDWAVDFVSPSVEAARDAPRPAYLMRAVIAEGALPDGIVRARVYSTAHGVYELEVNGERVGDDVLAPGWTSYSHRLRYQTHDVTAALRSGENVIGAWLADGWYRGHIGFDGGVWDIYGSDVALLAQLEVTTADGSHHRVPLEWSTSVSPITSVGLYEGETFDARLTDDGWSTPGHDASGWSPAAVLARSDFPAAIEPPTALPVQETETLRPVSITRQPSGRIRLDFGQNISGVLCIKVRAEAGHTVRLHHAEVIENGELGTRPLRAATSVDTYITSGRGEETYTPRFTIHGFQYAELENWPGEFHEGDVEAVVIHTGMRRTGWFESSNDGLDKLHSNVVWSMRDNFVDLPTDCPQRDERVGWTGDIQVFAPTALRLFAAHGTLTGWLRDLAFEQHHQGHVPNFVPWVECGFPNFPTAAWGDAAVIVPWELYRNDGDLRILADQYASMRAWVDLVDDLTGHSGLWNTGFQLGDWLDPTAPPEDPGKSHTDKYLVATAYHVRTARILADTATLLGEESDAAHYRTVAERAARAFQNEFLSDTGRVVSDTPTSIAVALVFELFENEEQVRRAGARLQELVGAGGFHISTGFVGTPIICDALVRAGSMDYAYHLLLQDELPSWLYPVSMGATTIWERWDSMLPDGSINPGDMTSFNHYALGAVADFLHRAVAGLAADAPGWERIRFEPRPGGGLEHAGARYDSVRGTAAISWRRDGESLSIEVEVPAASTGVLVLPGSAEEIPVGPGRHSFTTTFRAVADDPERPFFGWRRPEPVLETEGAS, from the coding sequence ATGACGAACATCATCGAGATCTGGTTGGAGAACCGACGCGGCGGCAAGACCGTCGGGATCGGAGAGGTCGAGCCGCGGATCTCCTTCTTGGCGGATGCCGCGGCCCCGGCGTTCGAGCTGGAGTTCACCCCCGACGCCGGCGCCCCCCGCGTCGTGCAGGCGACCACGACGCAGCGCGTGGCGTGGCCGTTCGCGCCGCTCGCTCCGCGCGACGGAGGCGAGCTCCGTATCCGCGCCGTCGATTCGGAGGTGTGGAGTGAGCCCGTCAGGATCGAGGCGGGACTCGGCGATGACTGGGCGGTCGACTTCGTGTCGCCCTCCGTTGAAGCCGCCCGCGATGCGCCCCGCCCGGCCTACCTGATGCGTGCGGTGATCGCAGAAGGCGCCCTGCCCGATGGCATCGTCAGAGCGCGGGTCTACTCGACCGCCCACGGCGTCTACGAGCTCGAGGTCAACGGCGAACGCGTCGGTGACGACGTGCTCGCCCCCGGGTGGACGAGCTACAGCCACCGCCTCCGCTATCAGACGCACGATGTGACGGCGGCGCTGCGCAGCGGCGAGAACGTGATCGGCGCCTGGCTGGCCGACGGCTGGTACCGCGGTCACATCGGATTCGACGGCGGGGTGTGGGACATCTACGGATCGGACGTCGCGCTGCTCGCGCAGCTCGAGGTCACCACGGCTGACGGCTCCCACCACCGGGTGCCCCTCGAGTGGAGCACGTCTGTGTCGCCGATCACCTCGGTCGGTCTCTATGAGGGCGAGACCTTCGATGCGCGGCTCACGGACGACGGATGGTCGACCCCCGGTCACGACGCCTCCGGCTGGTCTCCGGCGGCCGTGCTCGCCCGGTCCGACTTCCCCGCGGCGATAGAGCCGCCGACGGCCCTGCCGGTGCAGGAGACTGAGACGCTGCGACCCGTCTCGATCACGCGCCAGCCGAGCGGACGCATCCGACTCGACTTCGGACAGAACATCTCGGGTGTGCTGTGCATCAAGGTGCGGGCGGAGGCGGGTCACACCGTGCGGCTGCACCACGCAGAGGTCATCGAGAACGGTGAGCTCGGCACCCGTCCGCTGCGCGCAGCGACGTCGGTCGACACCTACATCACCTCGGGGCGCGGTGAGGAGACCTACACGCCGAGGTTCACGATCCACGGCTTCCAGTACGCCGAGCTCGAGAACTGGCCCGGCGAGTTCCATGAGGGCGACGTCGAGGCCGTCGTGATCCACACCGGCATGCGTCGCACCGGCTGGTTCGAGTCCTCGAACGACGGACTCGACAAGCTGCACTCGAACGTCGTGTGGAGCATGCGCGACAACTTCGTCGACCTGCCGACCGACTGCCCGCAACGTGACGAGCGGGTGGGGTGGACCGGTGACATCCAGGTCTTCGCCCCGACCGCGCTGCGGCTGTTCGCGGCCCACGGCACCCTCACCGGCTGGCTGCGCGACCTCGCGTTCGAACAGCACCATCAGGGACACGTGCCCAACTTCGTTCCGTGGGTCGAGTGCGGCTTCCCGAACTTCCCCACGGCTGCCTGGGGTGACGCGGCCGTGATCGTCCCATGGGAGTTGTACCGCAACGACGGCGACCTGCGCATCCTCGCCGACCAGTATGCGAGCATGCGCGCCTGGGTCGACCTCGTCGACGACCTCACCGGGCACTCGGGGCTGTGGAACACCGGCTTCCAGCTGGGCGACTGGCTCGACCCGACGGCGCCGCCCGAGGACCCCGGCAAGTCGCACACCGACAAGTACCTGGTGGCGACGGCCTATCACGTGCGCACGGCTCGGATCCTGGCCGATACGGCGACGCTGCTCGGCGAGGAATCGGATGCCGCGCACTACCGCACAGTCGCCGAGCGTGCCGCGCGCGCCTTTCAGAACGAGTTCCTCAGCGACACCGGTCGAGTGGTCAGTGACACCCCGACCTCGATCGCCGTCGCGCTCGTGTTCGAGCTCTTCGAGAACGAGGAACAGGTGCGGCGAGCCGGCGCTCGACTGCAGGAGCTGGTGGGAGCCGGCGGGTTCCACATCTCGACGGGTTTCGTCGGGACCCCGATCATCTGCGATGCACTGGTGCGCGCCGGCAGCATGGACTACGCGTACCACCTGCTGCTGCAGGACGAGCTTCCGTCGTGGCTGTATCCGGTCAGCATGGGTGCGACGACGATCTGGGAGCGGTGGGACAGCATGCTGCCCGACGGATCGATCAACCCCGGCGACATGACATCGTTCAATCACTACGCGCTGGGAGCCGTCGCAGACTTCCTGCATCGCGCGGTCGCCGGGCTCGCCGCTGACGCACCCGGGTGGGAGCGCATCCGCTTCGAGCCGCGGCCGGGCGGTGGGCTCGAGCATGCGGGTGCGCGGTACGACAGTGTGCGGGGCACAGCGGCGATCTCCTGGCGACGAGACGGCGAGAGTCTGTCGATCGAGGTCGAGGTGCCCGCGGCATCCACGGGCGTTCTGGTGCTGCCCGGATCCGCGGAGGAGATCCCCGTCGGACCGGGTCGTCATTCGTTCACCACGACCTTCCGAGCGGTGGCCGACGACCCCGAGCGTCCGTTCTTCGGGTGGCGCAGGCCGGAGCCCGTTCTCGAGACCGAGGGAGCATCATGA